The window TGCAGGCCATCGCCCGGCCGCGCCTGGAGCGCGTTGCCGAGACGCGAACCGATGATGACGGCGTTCGGATTGTTCTGGAAATCGTCGAGGCTTCCCTCGGTAATTTGCTCCGCGAGGTTGGTGGTTTGGAGATGGGGCGCGGCGTCGATCCCATAAAGATCGACCGTCGCGTTTTCGAAGCCGGCCCGGGCACTGACGTTGCCGCGCAAGACTGCGGAGCAGGCCGCGACATCGGCGAATTGCCGGCTCACCCGCATGATCTCGGGCGCGTTCGTGATTCCATCGAGGGAATGACGCCGGGGCTGATTGGGGTCGCGGACATTTTTCGGCGGAACCAGGAGTCCGCTGTTGGCAGGCTGAAAGCGGGAACGCAGGAGAAGCGCGCCATTACTGCCGAGAGTTGAATCGATAAAATTTTTCGCGAAACCCTGGGTTTGCGCCTGGGTGCAGATGAAAATGGCGACGCCGAAAACGACTCCGGAGAGACTCAGGATGAACGCGCGCTTGCGATGGCTGAGAAAGCGCAGCGCAATGTAAAGCGTCGGCGTCACCGGAGATCCGCGCGGGGCGCAACTTTGGCCAACCGCTGCCGCACTGGTTTTCCAGGTCGCAGCTTGTCCTGGTCGGACAGGATCACGTGATCGCCTTCGGAGAGGCCGCTCAACACTTCGGAGAAATCGAGGGTGCGATAACCGACCTTCACCGTGCGGGCCTGGACGACGCCGCTTTTGACGATGAGCGCCTGGTCGATGAGCAGGGCGCGCGTCGGGACCAGGAGCGCGTTTTCGTGGTTGCCGGTGATGATGTTCATTTCACCGGTCATTCCCGCCATCAAATTCTCGGGCGGATTCTCGAGCTCCAACACAATGGTGTAACGCTGCGTCTCGACATCGGCTGCCGGTTGGATCGCCGAAACGTTCGCCCGGAACTGGCGGGTTCGAAACGCGTAAACCTGCACGATCGCCGGCATCCCGACTTTCACCTCGCCGACATCTTCCTCGTCCACTTCGCCGCGCACGTAATTCTTTTTCGACGAAACCGTGAAGAGCTCGGCGCGCTCGGCCACCAGTTCGCCATCGATGGTTTTGATTCCGGTGAGGAGACCATCGACTGGGCAACGGATCTCTGAATTTTTCATCTGGTCCTCGAGCTTTTTGGCGGCTTCCTCGAGCATGGCGAGATTGCGTTCGCGCTCGATCCGTTCCGATTCGAGCAGGGTCCGGAGGCGTTTTACGTCGCTCTTCGCCTTTTCAAATTCGACCTGGGGGACGTTGCTGAGCCCGCTAAGTTTTTCGAGACGGCTCGCGTTGTCTTCGGCCACTTTGAGCGCCTCGGCGGAAGGCAGGGGCAGGTCCGCGCGCAATCTTGCTGCCTGAAGATCGGCGCGCGCTTCTTTCAATTGCCGCGCGGTGGCTTCGTCGGCGATCGTGGCGAGCAGTTCGCCTTTCTCGACGGTGCGGCCGATGGCGCCGCGTCCCGCGGAGAGCACTTCGGCCAGTTGAATAAATCCCGCGTTTTGAGCGCGGACCGGGAGGACCAGCGACGGCTCGATCCGGATCGTGCCGTAAATGGCCGAAACGGCGGTGCCGCGCTGCACGGGCACGACTTCCGCGACGGGCAACGTCAGAAAGTAAATCAGCGCGACCACCACGATGACCGCGGCCACGCCGGCGAGGATGAGATTTTTCGAGCGCGGAAACTTCAACGGCTGGAACTAATGCAGGTTGCTCCCGGTGTCCCCGGAAAACTGAAAATAGCGGCCGGTCGCGCGGTCCCATTCGGCCCGCGCCACCTTTTGCTGGTAAGCGGCGGAAAGAAGCGCGCTCTTGGTTTCGAGGAAAGTGCTTTCGGCGGTGCGAAATTCCAACTGGGAGGAAAGCCCTTCCTCCAGCGTGCGCTGGATCACGTTCACGTTTTGTTCGGCGGCGGCGACGGCGGCGTTGAGCGATTTCCAGCGGCGTTCGATGGCGTGGAGATTGTTCGAGATGCGTTTCAATTCCAAAGAGGTGTTCGTTTCGAGTTGCCGGAGCGAGATCTCGTTCATCTCGCGGATCGCGCGTTGCCGCGCCACCTGCCCGCCGACTTTGCCGTTGTCCACGACCCGCCAGGTGTAAGCGACGCCCACGGCCCCTTCGGACGAGAGGGTGTTGTCGGCGCTGGCCGAACCGCCGCTGTTTGAGGTGTGGATCGTGACGGGAATGAAAGTGCCGGAGATGGTCGCGTTGAGGGCCGGGTAATATTGAGCTTCAATGATCCGTTGATCTTCCTCAGCGGCCCGAACCAGAAGCCGCGCGAGCTGGAGATCGGCGCGTTCCGAGAGAGCGACCTTCGTTTCCGAGGCGAGATCGTAGTTGATCGGGTTGAATTCCAATGGGCCATCGGGCCGAACGGCGGCGTCAGGTTGGCTGCCCATGACGGTCGCCAGAGTGAGCAACGCGCCTTCATAGCCGCGTTGCACTTCCTGGATGCGCGGCTCGAGCTCGCGTTCGAGCAACTGCGCGCTAATCAAACCCGCGCGGTTCGTTTGCCCGGCGCGATAACGCTCATCCTGGGTGCTGACGTTCTGGGCGAGCCGCTGCCGTTGCGCCTCACCAAGAGCGTGGAGGGAGTTATTGTAGAGCGCGCTGTAGAAGGCGATCTGGACGGTGTGCAGTTGCTGGACGATCTCGACGTTCAGGCGCTGTTGCGCAATGAGCACTTCGATGTCGCCGCGCCGCCGGGAAGCGGGAATGGCGGCGTCGAAGAGCGGTTGAGTGAAGAAACCGCGGGCAAAGGCGAACGGCCGAATGGGTGGTTCGTCCGCGCGTTTTCCACCTTGCACGCCGGCGAGCCCCTGGATCCTGAGGTCGGGCAGGGCGTTCGAGCGCAAAACCAGGCGGCGGCCGGCTGCCTGTTCGAGAGCGATCCGGGCTTGAACGATCTCGGGATTCTTCTCGAGCGTCCGGGCGAACGCCGCGTTGAGAGTAATGGCGTAACTGTGCGGCGCGGCCATCAGGACAAGCGTGGCCAC is drawn from Chthoniobacterales bacterium and contains these coding sequences:
- a CDS encoding efflux RND transporter periplasmic adaptor subunit; the encoded protein is MKFPRSKNLILAGVAAVIVVVALIYFLTLPVAEVVPVQRGTAVSAIYGTIRIEPSLVLPVRAQNAGFIQLAEVLSAGRGAIGRTVEKGELLATIADEATARQLKEARADLQAARLRADLPLPSAEALKVAEDNASRLEKLSGLSNVPQVEFEKAKSDVKRLRTLLESERIERERNLAMLEEAAKKLEDQMKNSEIRCPVDGLLTGIKTIDGELVAERAELFTVSSKKNYVRGEVDEEDVGEVKVGMPAIVQVYAFRTRQFRANVSAIQPAADVETQRYTIVLELENPPENLMAGMTGEMNIITGNHENALLVPTRALLIDQALIVKSGVVQARTVKVGYRTLDFSEVLSGLSEGDHVILSDQDKLRPGKPVRQRLAKVAPRADLR
- a CDS encoding TolC family protein — translated: MATLVLMAAPHSYAITLNAAFARTLEKNPEIVQARIALEQAAGRRLVLRSNALPDLRIQGLAGVQGGKRADEPPIRPFAFARGFFTQPLFDAAIPASRRRGDIEVLIAQQRLNVEIVQQLHTVQIAFYSALYNNSLHALGEAQRQRLAQNVSTQDERYRAGQTNRAGLISAQLLERELEPRIQEVQRGYEGALLTLATVMGSQPDAAVRPDGPLEFNPINYDLASETKVALSERADLQLARLLVRAAEEDQRIIEAQYYPALNATISGTFIPVTIHTSNSGGSASADNTLSSEGAVGVAYTWRVVDNGKVGGQVARQRAIREMNEISLRQLETNTSLELKRISNNLHAIERRWKSLNAAVAAAEQNVNVIQRTLEEGLSSQLEFRTAESTFLETKSALLSAAYQQKVARAEWDRATGRYFQFSGDTGSNLH